From the genome of Halictus rubicundus isolate RS-2024b chromosome 2, iyHalRubi1_principal, whole genome shotgun sequence, one region includes:
- the Upf3 gene encoding UPF3 regulator of nonsense mediated mRNA decay: MTMTEETQQSETAAQNEAQTSSPDVGKIKDSKKEKCRPMTKVVIRRLPPSMTQDQFLEQVSPLPEHDYLCFVKADMSMGQFAFSRAYINFMEQQDIFMFREKFDNYVFVDSKGTEYPAVVEFAPFQRLPKKRVGKKKDLKCGTIESDPYYISFLESLKNQEAESNIAQPKTEYSYQPPDNTPKKVTTTPLLEYVKQRKQEKQRLRDEKREERRRRDLERRRTKDDPIISKVLKNPDLDKEICRDNKENKEEREKLSPKDIKNRIKKDDKLREKTSRDRDRDSKPITKGYRDRVEDRNKDQRDLKHQRRHDDKKVYGRRDERDTIKDDRRNDGKDDRKCDYKEDIKDCREIKIEEKRGKSYEKMRQEKKRLAETKKQNVEFNIDNEGSAKLRSEEDDSQRKEFQVDSFVNIREKEECVSDKDDIENRITMEKGETNEKRGLGETIQDVEQSKDQPKIENQSAVDETNKDIEKSKSTEHINKGENDDEDTNEKQDSKVTKRRSSLESGGDGGTGDGSCLRRHKSLDGGDQNNLQKAENEEKEKDKKDPRLERRIRNKDRPAMEIYRPGMGKFSKQRLEREKSNNDERASLSQSPTPNLNPSNLSKPGKSGTEVRSMTFKRSVSRDLV; the protein is encoded by the exons ATGACAATGACCGAGGAAACACAACAATCTGAGACTGCCGCACAAAATGAGGCACAAACTAGTTCTCCAGATGTCGGAAAAATTAAAGacagtaaaaaagaaaaatgccggCCTATGACAAAG gtAGTAATACGCAGATTACCCCCAAGTATGACTCAGGATCAATTCTTAGAGCAAGTTTCTCCATTGCCAGAGCACGATTATCTTTGTTTTGTAAAGGCTGACATGTCTATGGGACAATTTGCCTTTTCTCGtgcatatattaattttatggaACAACAAGACATTTTTATGTTCAGAGAGAAATTTGACAATTATGTATTTGTTGACTCTAAGGGCACAGAATATCCTGCGGTGGTAGAATTTGCACCCTTTCAAAGGTTACCAAAAAAAAGAGTaggcaaaaaaaaagatttgAAATGTGGTACTATAGAATCAGATCCTTATTATATAAGTTTCTTGGAGAGTCTAAAAAATCAAGAGGCTGAATCCAATATAGCCCAGCCAAAAACAGAGTATTCATATCAACCACCCGATA ATACACCAAAAAAAGTTACAACTACACCGCTCTTAGAATATGTAAAACAACGTAAACAAGAAAAACAGCGTCTTAGAGATGAGAAACGCGAGGAAAGGCGGCGGAGAGATTTAGAAAGGAGACGAACGAAAGACGATCCCATTATATCTAAG GTATTGAAAAATCCAGATCTCGATAAAGAAATATGTAGAgataacaaagaaaataaagAGGAAAGAGAAAAACTTTCACCTAAAGATATAAAAAATCGAATTAAAAAGGATGATAAATTACGTGAAAAAACATctcgagatcgagatcgagattCGAAACCTATAACAAAAGGATACAgagatagggttgaggatagaaatAAAGACCAAAGGGATTTAAAACATCAGAGACGTCATGACGATAAAAAGGTTTATGGAAGACGCGATGAGAGAGACACTATAAAAGATGATAGGAGAAATGATGGGAAAGATGACAGAAAATGTGATTATAAAGAAGACATTAAGGATTGTAGAGAAATAAAGATTGAGGAAAAGCGGGGTAAAAGTTACGAAAAAATGAGGCAAGAAAAGAAAAGACTTGCAGAAACGAAAAAGCAAAATGTAGAGTTTAATATTGATAATGAAGGTAGTGCAAAGTTGAGAAGCGAAGAGGATGATTCTCAGAGAAAAGAATTTCAGGTTGATTCTTTTGTAAATATCAGGGAAAAAGAAGAATGTGTAAGTGATAAAGATGATATTGAAAATCGTATAACCATGGAAAAGGGAGAGACCAATGAAAAAAGAGGATTAGGAGAAACTATACAAGATGTTGAGCAGTCGAAAGACCAGCCAAAAATAG AAAATCAATCAGCCGTTGATGAAACTAACaaagatattgaaaaatctaaatctACCGAACATATCAATAAAGGAGAAAACGATGATGAGGATACTAACGAAAAGCAAGATTCAAAGGTTACAAAGAGACGAAGTTCACTTGAGAGTGGAGGTGATGGAGGTACAGGCGACGGAAGTTGTTTAAGACGACACAAGTCATTAGATGGGGGAGATCAAAATAATCTACAAAAGGCTGAAaatgaagagaaagagaaagataaaAAAGATCCACGATTAGAGCGTAGAATTAGAAATAAG GATCGTCCTGCTATGGAGATTTATCGTCCGGGAATGGGAAAATTTAGTAAACAAAGATTAGAACGAGAAAAATCAAATAACGACGAAAGAGCGTCTCTTTCACAAAGCCCAACTCCAAATCTCAACCCATCCAACCTTTCTAAACCAGGAAAATCTGGGACAGAAGTACGTTCTATGACATTTAAGCGTAGTGTTAGTCGTGATTTGGTATAA
- the Cap-d2 gene encoding CAP-D2 condensin subunit isoform X2, which produces MIEDFVIPINKDELLESNRNGYFVKSMIPIRMIPQALNEARSDLQENGIDFILKHFDTFFSIIVHGKKVELPIILRGFTRIQKAIEMLVHDMESTFESTNELQEENRTRFLNISKMLVYVFSWFVCHIHEEICKEASDKLTNKKKKSTKSDMEEEWESTKEKALEYVYRLLHLPLHRLWQPPIVEDTFVVLLTKMCYKILEQSKEAKQKHIRQTIFEILGIAVKKYNHGISCVVKIIQMIKFHDVLATHIAIGVVHMVTECRCNGLIKEIMKEIDQSEPSEADGRNLSVFLETIATTRPDIVLPILDELMDYLASEHYTMRNSTISVLGIVVQKALTGEDLTPEQKFQRDECLNNLQDHILDCNAYTRSKVLQVWQRLSCEGAIPLARQKNLLAATTLRLEDKSASVRKQALQLLRALLQSNPYAAKLNKEDIFHSLEKEEIEYKNLLTESVSKSARGDGQRLEVWNGLLPKIRKSLKKVINRSKEDNQNKNDIETEDEEEDAENINPDEAFEHVRQLMLKEKVYEAVTLLWNSCIKLNQNAQLKTLPFEAKEEFLFILLLKTFMESEDNKDNTNEITNSESTDKSREIKKIEAQKRIVDYWRNCLEVATELEVAISMAEKLLFSTTAGDAVEACAFLGTAYQFGVNGAATAVRNALLQIFLPDQSVRNNLADVYKQIYLEDNKSTNSSRQTALMRVKALIGLLKSLQPGQSQALNQLVVTWWSNKDLGNEELQVLWEYFSMKIPDIDALDSRSALMLITMIAQVQTNIVADNLEVLIKIGLGPRAKTDLLLARDTCRSLLTINNTSVDIKKAANRYPNDHKMFKEILTLLSENFTNKEEDGYISFVTDAINAIYHLANQPDHLMQQLILCIYNREQFNNNTSTHKFFPLYIRSKLFYIIGHIAIKEMVHLDTSVYKELKRRDALRKLKKGEHPDKGNRRSRKSTSITPISARQQLRIRETSVIMEDNGEEAVEGAVDDADAELINDILENHVVTGDGLLAQFVPLVLDVCQNPNKYNNEDIQAAGTLALTKMMTVSSRLCEESLQLLITILERSPHPAIRANVLIGISDLTTRFPNLIEPWMKHIYGRLRDENLQVRSTCVRILSSLIMRDMVRVRGQISELALCITDDDTDIREEARQFFKAYSQKANALYNVVPDILSRLTDSDSDLNESDFQEIMKYILGLLQKEAHIDSIINKVCARLKLATTERKWRDFSYCLSLLPFSQKSIRYFAESLPMLKEKIHNKQFLKAVQTIIEQTKRKPNMKAAAMELEEKTKELLKSTENTENLQQNDVEAMPPPSVPKLREHGKHRRRHKNSSDEEDDGSDSDAPVKAKSASNAKTPRRTNKSSSNLDSETVITPAKTPAGSVRTKELRTRRKNLNSPADTFALPAEKRNKLNSETPPATPRRRTSARLSQSTQKR; this is translated from the exons AAGCAAGATCAGATCTTCAAGAAAATGGAATTGATTTTATTCTAAAACACTTTGATACATTCTTTTCTATAATTGTTCATGGCAAGAAAGTTGAGTTACCAATTATACTAAGAGGTTTCACAAGAATTCAGAAAG CCATTGAAATGTTGGTCCATGATATGGAAAGTACATTTGAGAGCACAAACGaattacaagaagaaaatagaacacgatttttaaacatttctaaAATGCTGGTATATGTATTCTCTTGGTTTGTTTGTCACATACATGAAGAAATCTGTAAAGAAGCAAGTGACAAACTAACTAATAAG AAGAAAAAATCTACCAAGTCTGATATGGAAGAAGAATGGGAAAGTACTAAAGAAAAGGCATTAGAATATGTCTACAGATTATTACATTTACCATTACATAGGCTCTGGCAGCCTCCGATAGTTGAGGATACATTTGTTGT ATTACTGACTAAAATGTGCTATAAAATTTTGGAACAAAGCAAAGAAGCAAAACAAAAACATATAAGGCAAACAATTTTTGAG ATTTTAGGAATTGCTGTTAAAAAATACAATCACGGTATAAGCTGTGTAGTAAAAATTATCCAG ATGATTAAATTTCATGATGTATTAGCAACACATATAGCTATTGGTGTTGTTCATATGGTTACTGAATGTAGATGTAACGgcttaataaaagaaataatgaagGAAATCGATCAGTCTGAACCATCTGAAGCTGATGGTCGTAATTTATCTGTATTTCTTGAAACTATTGCTACTACTAGACCGGACATTGTACTTCCTATTCTTGATGAACTGATGGATTACTTAGCTAGTGAA CATTACACTATGAGAAATTCTACAATTTCTGTTTTGGGAATTGTTGTACAAAAAGCACTGACTGGGGAAGACCTTACACCAGAACAAAAATTTCAACGCGACGAATGTCTTAATAATTTACAAGACCACATTTTAGATTGTAATGCTTACACAAGATCGAAAGTTCTACAAGTTTGGCAACGTTTATCTTGTGAAGGAGCTATTCCTCTAGCAAGACAAAAAAATCTCCTAGCTGCTACAACATTACGATTAGAAGATAAAAGTGCAAGTGTGCGAAAGCAAGCACTGCAACTGTTACGTGCATTACTTCAATCCAATCCTTATGCTGCTAAG TTAAACAAAGAGGACATTTTTCATTCACTAGAAAAGGAAGAAATAGAATATAAAAACTTGTTAACTGAAAGTGTTAGTAAAAGTGCTCGCGGCGATGGGCAAAGATTGGAAGTATGGAACGGTTTACTTccaaaaataagaaaatcattGAAGAAAGTTATTAACAGAAGCAAGGAAGACaatcaaaataaaa ATGATATAGAAACtgaagacgaagaggaagatGCAGAAAATATCAATCCTGATGAAGCATTTGAACACGTCCGACAACTTatgttaaaagaaaaagtttacGAAGCAGTGACGTTATTATGGAATTCTTGTATTAAATTGAACCAAAATGCACAACTGAAAACTTTACCTTTCGAAGCAAAAGAAGAATTTCTATTCATTCTGTTACTAAAAACATTTATGGAATCAGAAGATAATAAAGATAACACAAACGAGATTACGAATTCAGAATCAACGGATAAAAGTagagaaataaagaaaatagaAGCGCAAAAACGGATTGTAGACTACTGGAGA aatTGTTTGGAAGTTGCCACCGAATTAGAAGTTGCTATTTCTATGGcagaaaaattacttttttctaCAACAGCTGGTGATGCTGTTGAAGCATGTGCTTTTCTGGGAACTGCATATCAGTTTGGAGTAAATGGAGCTGCAACTGCTGTACGTAATGCTCTGCTTCAAATATTTCTCCCTGATCAGTCAGTACGTAATAACTTGGCTGATGTCTACAAGCAAATATATTTGGAAGACAATAAAAGTACGAATTCCAGTCGTCAAACTGCTCTTATGCGCGTAAAAGCTTTAATTGGCTTACTGAAATCACTTCAACCTGGTCAAAGCCAAGCTTTAAATCAGCTTGTTGTAACATGGTGGAGTAATAAAGATCTGGGTAACGAAGAATTGCAA GTCCTGTGGGAATACTTTTCCATGAAAATACCAGATATCGATGCTTTGGATAGCAGATCGGCtttaatgttaataacaatgATAGCTCAAGTTCAGACTAATATTGTGGCGGATAATCTAGAAGTATTAATCAAAATAGGTTTAGGACCACGAGCGAAAACGGACCTTCTTTTGGCCAGAGATACATGTAGATCATTGTTAACGATCAACAATACGAGTGTTGATATTAAGAAAGCCGCGAATAG GTATCCCAATGACCataaaatgtttaaagaaaTTCTTACATTACTGAGTGAAAACTTTACTAACAAAGAAGAAGACGGATATATATCATTTGTGACGGATGCAATTAACGCTATTTATCAC cTAGCAAATCAACCTGATCATTTGATGCAACAATTGATACTATGTATATATAACCGAGAACAATTTAACAATAATACTTCAACGCACAAATTTTTTCCACTTTATATACGCTCTAAATTGTTTTATATAATTGGACATATTGCCATCAAAGAAATGGTACATTTGGACACATCGGTCTATAAAGAATTAAAGCGAAGAGACGCTCTACGGAAATTAAAGAAAGGAGAGCATCCAGATAAAGGGAATCGAAGGTCGCGTAAATCGACCAGCATTACTCCAATTAGTGCAAGACAACAACTTCGCATTAgagaa ACAAGCGTAATTATGGAAGATAACGGAGAGGAAGCTGTTGAGGGGGCAGTAGATGACGCAGATGCAGAgcttataaatgatattcttgaaAATCATGTTGTAACTGGAGATGGACTGCTAGCACAATTTGT TCCATTGGTATTAGACGTATGTCAAAATCCTAACAAATACAATAACGAGGACATACAAGCTGCTGGGACTTTGGCACTTACTAAGATGATGACCGTGAGTTCTAGACTTTGCGAAGAATCATTACAACTGTTAATCACAATACTAGAGCGTTCACCGCATCCTGCCATTCGCGCGAATGTCCTTATTGGGATAAGCGATCTTACAACGAGATTTCCTAACTTGATAGAACCGTGGATGAAACATATATATGGCAG GCTACGAGACGAAAATTTACAAGTACGCAGCACTTGTGTTCGTATTTTATCGAGTCTTATAATGAGAGACATGGTACGCGTAAGGGGCCAAATATCAGAACTAGCTCTTTGTATTACTGACGACGACACCGATATTCGCGAAGAGGCGAGACAGTTCTTCAAAGCTTATTCGCAAAAAGCCAATGCTTTGTATAATGTGGTGCCCGATATTTTATCTCGGTTAACCGATTCAGATTCAGATCTAAATGAATCTGATTTCCAAGAAATTATGAA atACATATTAGGCTTGTTACAAAAAGAAGCACATATCGATTCAATAATCAATAAAGTTTGTGCTAGACTTAAATTAGCCACCACGGAACGAAAGTGGCGGGACTTTTCATATTGTCTCTCACTTTTGCCATTTAGTCAAAAGA GTATACGATATTTTGCTGAGAGCTTACCTATGCTGAAGGAAAAGATTCATAACAAGCAATTTTTGAAAGCTGTGCAAACTATAATAGAACAGACAAAGAGGAAACCAAATATGAAAGCTGCTGCCATGGAGTTGGAGGAAAAAACGAAAGAACTGCTTAAAAGCACAGAGAATACAGAGAACTTACAACAAAACGACGTCGAAGCAATGCCACCGCCTTCCGTGCCGAAGTTAAGAGAACACGGAAAACATAGGAGACGACACAAGAATTCTAGCGATGAAGAGGATGATGGCAGTGATTCTGATGCACCTGTAAAAG cAAAGAGTGCTTCGAATGCAAAAACTCCTAGACGTACAAATAAATCAAGTTCCAATTTGGATTCAGAGACTGTAATTACACCAGCGAAAACTCCTGCTGGATCAG TCAGGACAAAAGAATTAAGAACTCGAAGGAAAAATCTAAATTCTCCAGCCGATACATTTGCATTGCCAgcagaaaaaagaaataaactgAATTCTGAGACGCCTCCAGCTACTCCGCGAAGAAGAACCTCAGCACGTTTATCTCAGTCAACACAGAAACGTtaa
- the Cap-d2 gene encoding CAP-D2 condensin subunit isoform X1: MIEDFVIPINKDELLESNRNGYFVKSMIPIRMIPQALNEARSDLQENGIDFILKHFDTFFSIIVHGKKVELPIILRGFTRIQKAIEMLVHDMESTFESTNELQEENRTRFLNISKMLVYVFSWFVCHIHEEICKEASDKLTNKKKKSTKSDMEEEWESTKEKALEYVYRLLHLPLHRLWQPPIVEDTFVVLLTKMCYKILEQSKEAKQKHIRQTIFEILGIAVKKYNHGISCVVKIIQMIKFHDVLATHIAIGVVHMVTECRCNGLIKEIMKEIDQSEPSEADGRNLSVFLETIATTRPDIVLPILDELMDYLASEHYTMRNSTISVLGIVVQKALTGEDLTPEQKFQRDECLNNLQDHILDCNAYTRSKVLQVWQRLSCEGAIPLARQKNLLAATTLRLEDKSASVRKQALQLLRALLQSNPYAAKLNKEDIFHSLEKEEIEYKNLLTESVSKSARGDGQRLEVWNGLLPKIRKSLKKVINRSKEDNQNKNDADDIETEDEEEDAENINPDEAFEHVRQLMLKEKVYEAVTLLWNSCIKLNQNAQLKTLPFEAKEEFLFILLLKTFMESEDNKDNTNEITNSESTDKSREIKKIEAQKRIVDYWRNCLEVATELEVAISMAEKLLFSTTAGDAVEACAFLGTAYQFGVNGAATAVRNALLQIFLPDQSVRNNLADVYKQIYLEDNKSTNSSRQTALMRVKALIGLLKSLQPGQSQALNQLVVTWWSNKDLGNEELQVLWEYFSMKIPDIDALDSRSALMLITMIAQVQTNIVADNLEVLIKIGLGPRAKTDLLLARDTCRSLLTINNTSVDIKKAANRYPNDHKMFKEILTLLSENFTNKEEDGYISFVTDAINAIYHLANQPDHLMQQLILCIYNREQFNNNTSTHKFFPLYIRSKLFYIIGHIAIKEMVHLDTSVYKELKRRDALRKLKKGEHPDKGNRRSRKSTSITPISARQQLRIRETSVIMEDNGEEAVEGAVDDADAELINDILENHVVTGDGLLAQFVPLVLDVCQNPNKYNNEDIQAAGTLALTKMMTVSSRLCEESLQLLITILERSPHPAIRANVLIGISDLTTRFPNLIEPWMKHIYGRLRDENLQVRSTCVRILSSLIMRDMVRVRGQISELALCITDDDTDIREEARQFFKAYSQKANALYNVVPDILSRLTDSDSDLNESDFQEIMKYILGLLQKEAHIDSIINKVCARLKLATTERKWRDFSYCLSLLPFSQKSIRYFAESLPMLKEKIHNKQFLKAVQTIIEQTKRKPNMKAAAMELEEKTKELLKSTENTENLQQNDVEAMPPPSVPKLREHGKHRRRHKNSSDEEDDGSDSDAPVKAKSASNAKTPRRTNKSSSNLDSETVITPAKTPAGSVRTKELRTRRKNLNSPADTFALPAEKRNKLNSETPPATPRRRTSARLSQSTQKR; this comes from the exons AAGCAAGATCAGATCTTCAAGAAAATGGAATTGATTTTATTCTAAAACACTTTGATACATTCTTTTCTATAATTGTTCATGGCAAGAAAGTTGAGTTACCAATTATACTAAGAGGTTTCACAAGAATTCAGAAAG CCATTGAAATGTTGGTCCATGATATGGAAAGTACATTTGAGAGCACAAACGaattacaagaagaaaatagaacacgatttttaaacatttctaaAATGCTGGTATATGTATTCTCTTGGTTTGTTTGTCACATACATGAAGAAATCTGTAAAGAAGCAAGTGACAAACTAACTAATAAG AAGAAAAAATCTACCAAGTCTGATATGGAAGAAGAATGGGAAAGTACTAAAGAAAAGGCATTAGAATATGTCTACAGATTATTACATTTACCATTACATAGGCTCTGGCAGCCTCCGATAGTTGAGGATACATTTGTTGT ATTACTGACTAAAATGTGCTATAAAATTTTGGAACAAAGCAAAGAAGCAAAACAAAAACATATAAGGCAAACAATTTTTGAG ATTTTAGGAATTGCTGTTAAAAAATACAATCACGGTATAAGCTGTGTAGTAAAAATTATCCAG ATGATTAAATTTCATGATGTATTAGCAACACATATAGCTATTGGTGTTGTTCATATGGTTACTGAATGTAGATGTAACGgcttaataaaagaaataatgaagGAAATCGATCAGTCTGAACCATCTGAAGCTGATGGTCGTAATTTATCTGTATTTCTTGAAACTATTGCTACTACTAGACCGGACATTGTACTTCCTATTCTTGATGAACTGATGGATTACTTAGCTAGTGAA CATTACACTATGAGAAATTCTACAATTTCTGTTTTGGGAATTGTTGTACAAAAAGCACTGACTGGGGAAGACCTTACACCAGAACAAAAATTTCAACGCGACGAATGTCTTAATAATTTACAAGACCACATTTTAGATTGTAATGCTTACACAAGATCGAAAGTTCTACAAGTTTGGCAACGTTTATCTTGTGAAGGAGCTATTCCTCTAGCAAGACAAAAAAATCTCCTAGCTGCTACAACATTACGATTAGAAGATAAAAGTGCAAGTGTGCGAAAGCAAGCACTGCAACTGTTACGTGCATTACTTCAATCCAATCCTTATGCTGCTAAG TTAAACAAAGAGGACATTTTTCATTCACTAGAAAAGGAAGAAATAGAATATAAAAACTTGTTAACTGAAAGTGTTAGTAAAAGTGCTCGCGGCGATGGGCAAAGATTGGAAGTATGGAACGGTTTACTTccaaaaataagaaaatcattGAAGAAAGTTATTAACAGAAGCAAGGAAGACaatcaaaataaaa ATGATGCAGATGATATAGAAACtgaagacgaagaggaagatGCAGAAAATATCAATCCTGATGAAGCATTTGAACACGTCCGACAACTTatgttaaaagaaaaagtttacGAAGCAGTGACGTTATTATGGAATTCTTGTATTAAATTGAACCAAAATGCACAACTGAAAACTTTACCTTTCGAAGCAAAAGAAGAATTTCTATTCATTCTGTTACTAAAAACATTTATGGAATCAGAAGATAATAAAGATAACACAAACGAGATTACGAATTCAGAATCAACGGATAAAAGTagagaaataaagaaaatagaAGCGCAAAAACGGATTGTAGACTACTGGAGA aatTGTTTGGAAGTTGCCACCGAATTAGAAGTTGCTATTTCTATGGcagaaaaattacttttttctaCAACAGCTGGTGATGCTGTTGAAGCATGTGCTTTTCTGGGAACTGCATATCAGTTTGGAGTAAATGGAGCTGCAACTGCTGTACGTAATGCTCTGCTTCAAATATTTCTCCCTGATCAGTCAGTACGTAATAACTTGGCTGATGTCTACAAGCAAATATATTTGGAAGACAATAAAAGTACGAATTCCAGTCGTCAAACTGCTCTTATGCGCGTAAAAGCTTTAATTGGCTTACTGAAATCACTTCAACCTGGTCAAAGCCAAGCTTTAAATCAGCTTGTTGTAACATGGTGGAGTAATAAAGATCTGGGTAACGAAGAATTGCAA GTCCTGTGGGAATACTTTTCCATGAAAATACCAGATATCGATGCTTTGGATAGCAGATCGGCtttaatgttaataacaatgATAGCTCAAGTTCAGACTAATATTGTGGCGGATAATCTAGAAGTATTAATCAAAATAGGTTTAGGACCACGAGCGAAAACGGACCTTCTTTTGGCCAGAGATACATGTAGATCATTGTTAACGATCAACAATACGAGTGTTGATATTAAGAAAGCCGCGAATAG GTATCCCAATGACCataaaatgtttaaagaaaTTCTTACATTACTGAGTGAAAACTTTACTAACAAAGAAGAAGACGGATATATATCATTTGTGACGGATGCAATTAACGCTATTTATCAC cTAGCAAATCAACCTGATCATTTGATGCAACAATTGATACTATGTATATATAACCGAGAACAATTTAACAATAATACTTCAACGCACAAATTTTTTCCACTTTATATACGCTCTAAATTGTTTTATATAATTGGACATATTGCCATCAAAGAAATGGTACATTTGGACACATCGGTCTATAAAGAATTAAAGCGAAGAGACGCTCTACGGAAATTAAAGAAAGGAGAGCATCCAGATAAAGGGAATCGAAGGTCGCGTAAATCGACCAGCATTACTCCAATTAGTGCAAGACAACAACTTCGCATTAgagaa ACAAGCGTAATTATGGAAGATAACGGAGAGGAAGCTGTTGAGGGGGCAGTAGATGACGCAGATGCAGAgcttataaatgatattcttgaaAATCATGTTGTAACTGGAGATGGACTGCTAGCACAATTTGT TCCATTGGTATTAGACGTATGTCAAAATCCTAACAAATACAATAACGAGGACATACAAGCTGCTGGGACTTTGGCACTTACTAAGATGATGACCGTGAGTTCTAGACTTTGCGAAGAATCATTACAACTGTTAATCACAATACTAGAGCGTTCACCGCATCCTGCCATTCGCGCGAATGTCCTTATTGGGATAAGCGATCTTACAACGAGATTTCCTAACTTGATAGAACCGTGGATGAAACATATATATGGCAG GCTACGAGACGAAAATTTACAAGTACGCAGCACTTGTGTTCGTATTTTATCGAGTCTTATAATGAGAGACATGGTACGCGTAAGGGGCCAAATATCAGAACTAGCTCTTTGTATTACTGACGACGACACCGATATTCGCGAAGAGGCGAGACAGTTCTTCAAAGCTTATTCGCAAAAAGCCAATGCTTTGTATAATGTGGTGCCCGATATTTTATCTCGGTTAACCGATTCAGATTCAGATCTAAATGAATCTGATTTCCAAGAAATTATGAA atACATATTAGGCTTGTTACAAAAAGAAGCACATATCGATTCAATAATCAATAAAGTTTGTGCTAGACTTAAATTAGCCACCACGGAACGAAAGTGGCGGGACTTTTCATATTGTCTCTCACTTTTGCCATTTAGTCAAAAGA GTATACGATATTTTGCTGAGAGCTTACCTATGCTGAAGGAAAAGATTCATAACAAGCAATTTTTGAAAGCTGTGCAAACTATAATAGAACAGACAAAGAGGAAACCAAATATGAAAGCTGCTGCCATGGAGTTGGAGGAAAAAACGAAAGAACTGCTTAAAAGCACAGAGAATACAGAGAACTTACAACAAAACGACGTCGAAGCAATGCCACCGCCTTCCGTGCCGAAGTTAAGAGAACACGGAAAACATAGGAGACGACACAAGAATTCTAGCGATGAAGAGGATGATGGCAGTGATTCTGATGCACCTGTAAAAG cAAAGAGTGCTTCGAATGCAAAAACTCCTAGACGTACAAATAAATCAAGTTCCAATTTGGATTCAGAGACTGTAATTACACCAGCGAAAACTCCTGCTGGATCAG TCAGGACAAAAGAATTAAGAACTCGAAGGAAAAATCTAAATTCTCCAGCCGATACATTTGCATTGCCAgcagaaaaaagaaataaactgAATTCTGAGACGCCTCCAGCTACTCCGCGAAGAAGAACCTCAGCACGTTTATCTCAGTCAACACAGAAACGTtaa